A genome region from Crossiella equi includes the following:
- a CDS encoding glutamate mutase L: MTILCLDVGSTWTKGALVAGDGTLLGTAQHPTTPPEVLRGIEAVTAELGAADAEVLACSSAGGGLRLAVVGQERLVSAEAAYRVALSAGARIVHVAAGELDGAGLRALRASEPDVLLLVGGTNGGETRVLRHNARRLAANRIRPPVVLAGNEDVREEARDALAATGRTVIATGNVLPDVGELAPGPARAAIRQLFLSHVIGGKGLSRGPRFRRLVRAVTPDAVLRGVAALAEVLGEGGAVLVVDVGGATTDVYSAVSTVDELAGRATVELPPDRRTVEGDLGMRWSAPGVVAEALAERLLQPAEAEALTGRAEFRARAVDWVPDTAEETEADTRIAALAAVIALRRHLRLVAGRLGPQGAGLLVLSGGVFRHADDTRLAAITQALLADPVLRPILRTAGIVVDQRYVLAPAGLLAEAGHPEAARALVAAMAGTDRPRC; the protein is encoded by the coding sequence GTGACCATCCTCTGCCTCGACGTCGGCTCCACCTGGACCAAGGGCGCGCTCGTCGCCGGGGACGGCACGCTGCTCGGCACCGCCCAGCACCCGACCACCCCGCCCGAGGTGCTGCGCGGCATCGAGGCGGTGACCGCCGAGCTGGGCGCCGCCGACGCCGAGGTGCTGGCGTGCTCGTCCGCGGGCGGTGGCCTGCGGCTGGCCGTGGTCGGCCAGGAACGCCTGGTCAGCGCCGAGGCCGCCTACCGGGTCGCGCTCTCCGCGGGCGCCCGCATCGTGCACGTGGCCGCGGGTGAGCTGGACGGCGCGGGCCTGCGCGCGCTGCGTGCCAGCGAGCCGGACGTGCTGCTGCTGGTCGGCGGCACCAACGGCGGCGAGACCCGCGTGCTGCGGCACAACGCGCGCCGCCTGGCCGCCAACCGCATCCGCCCGCCGGTCGTGCTCGCGGGCAACGAGGACGTCCGCGAGGAGGCCCGCGACGCGCTGGCGGCCACCGGGCGCACCGTGATCGCCACCGGCAACGTGCTGCCGGACGTGGGCGAGCTGGCCCCCGGCCCGGCCCGCGCGGCCATCCGCCAGCTCTTCCTCAGCCACGTCATCGGCGGCAAGGGCCTGTCCCGGGGCCCGCGCTTCCGCCGCCTGGTCCGCGCGGTCACCCCGGACGCGGTGCTGCGCGGTGTCGCCGCCCTGGCCGAGGTGCTGGGCGAGGGCGGTGCGGTGCTGGTCGTGGACGTCGGCGGCGCCACCACCGACGTGTACTCAGCGGTGTCCACAGTGGACGAACTGGCCGGGCGCGCCACGGTCGAGCTGCCCCCGGACCGCCGCACGGTCGAGGGCGACCTGGGCATGCGCTGGTCCGCGCCGGGGGTGGTGGCCGAGGCCCTGGCCGAACGGCTGCTCCAGCCCGCCGAGGCCGAGGCGCTGACCGGCCGCGCCGAGTTCCGCGCCCGCGCGGTGGACTGGGTGCCGGACACCGCCGAGGAGACCGAGGCCGACACCCGCATCGCCGCGCTGGCCGCGGTCATCGCGCTGCGCAGGCACCTCCGGCTGGTCGCGGGCCGCCTGGGACCGCAGGGCGCGGGCCTGCTGGTGCTCTCCGGCGGGGTGTTCCGGCATGCCGACGACACCCGGCTGGCCGCGATCACTCAGGCACTGCTCGCCGACCCGGTGCTGCGCCCGATCCTGCGGACCGCGGGCATCGTGGTGGACCAGCGCTACGTGCTGGCCCCGGCCGGGCTGCTCGCCGAGGCGGGCCACCCGGAGGCCGCGCGGGCCCTGGTGGCGGCTATGGCCGGGACAGACCGGCCGCGATGCTGA
- a CDS encoding amino acid permease, with product MPGRGLWRTKGVEQSIADTDEPDTKLRKDLNAWDLTVFGVAVVIGAGIFTLAARTSGDIAGPGVTISFVLAAITCGLAALCYAEFASTVPVAGSAYTFSYATFGEFIAWILGWDLILEFALAAAVVGKGWSSYLQNVLEIAGAKVPTTVAVGGLDFDWGAVLVVAALTTLLAIGTKLSSRVSLVITGVKVAVVLLVIIVGFFYINTANYTPFIPPAAEAGGAVAHAASGLDQSLLSLVFGGSTSTYGLFGVFAAASIVFFAFIGFDIVATTAEETKNPQRDVPRGILGSLAVVTVLYIAVSLVVTGMRPYTALATKTNPDGSVTRSTLASAFADVGVNWAASIIAIGALAGLTTVVMVLLLGQSRVLFAMSRDGLIPQGLAKTGKHGTPVRATVFVGVVVAIAAGFFDASRLEEMVNVGTLFAFALVSAGVMVLRKTRPDLPRGFRTPWVPFVPIVAILACLWLMLNLTALTWVRFGIWMLAGVAIYFLYGQRKSVLGRREREAAEVKS from the coding sequence GTGCCAGGCAGAGGCTTGTGGCGCACGAAGGGCGTCGAGCAGTCGATCGCCGACACGGATGAGCCGGACACGAAGCTCAGGAAGGACCTCAACGCCTGGGACCTCACGGTCTTCGGCGTCGCGGTGGTCATCGGCGCGGGCATCTTCACGCTCGCCGCGCGCACCTCCGGCGACATCGCCGGTCCCGGCGTCACGATCTCCTTCGTGCTGGCCGCGATCACCTGCGGTCTTGCCGCGCTGTGCTACGCCGAGTTCGCCTCGACGGTGCCGGTCGCGGGTAGCGCGTACACCTTCTCCTACGCCACGTTCGGCGAGTTCATCGCCTGGATCCTGGGCTGGGACCTGATCCTGGAGTTCGCGCTCGCGGCCGCCGTGGTCGGCAAGGGCTGGTCCAGCTACCTGCAGAACGTGCTGGAGATCGCCGGGGCCAAGGTGCCCACCACGGTCGCCGTCGGCGGGCTGGACTTCGACTGGGGCGCGGTCCTGGTCGTCGCCGCGCTCACCACGCTGCTGGCCATCGGCACCAAGCTGTCCTCGCGGGTCAGCCTGGTCATCACCGGCGTCAAGGTCGCCGTGGTGCTGCTGGTGATCATCGTCGGCTTCTTCTACATCAACACCGCCAACTACACCCCGTTCATCCCCCCGGCCGCCGAGGCGGGCGGTGCGGTGGCGCACGCGGCCAGCGGGCTCGACCAGTCGTTGCTGTCCCTGGTGTTCGGCGGTTCGACCAGCACCTACGGCCTGTTCGGCGTGTTCGCCGCGGCCTCCATCGTGTTCTTCGCCTTCATCGGCTTCGACATCGTGGCCACCACCGCGGAGGAGACCAAGAACCCGCAGCGCGACGTGCCGCGCGGCATCCTCGGCTCGCTGGCCGTGGTCACCGTGCTCTACATCGCGGTCTCGCTCGTGGTCACCGGCATGCGGCCGTACACGGCCCTGGCCACCAAGACCAACCCGGACGGCAGCGTCACCCGCTCCACGCTCGCCTCGGCCTTCGCCGACGTCGGCGTGAACTGGGCGGCCAGCATCATCGCCATCGGCGCGCTGGCCGGTCTGACCACCGTGGTCATGGTGCTGCTGCTCGGCCAGAGCCGCGTGCTGTTCGCGATGTCCCGCGACGGCCTGATCCCGCAGGGCCTGGCCAAGACCGGCAAGCACGGCACCCCCGTGCGCGCCACGGTCTTCGTCGGTGTGGTCGTCGCCATCGCGGCGGGCTTCTTCGACGCCTCGCGCCTGGAGGAGATGGTCAACGTCGGCACGCTGTTCGCCTTCGCGCTGGTCTCGGCCGGTGTGATGGTGCTGCGCAAGACCCGCCCCGACCTGCCGCGCGGCTTCCGCACCCCGTGGGTGCCGTTCGTGCCGATCGTGGCGATCCTGGCCTGCCTGTGGCTGATGCTGAACCTCACCGCCCTCACCTGGGTCCGGTTCGGCATCTGGATGCTCGCCGGTGTGGCGATCTACTTCCTGTACGGCCAGCGCAAGTCGGTGCTGGGCCGTCGTGAGCGGGAAGCCGCCGAAGTGAAGTCCTGA
- a CDS encoding cation diffusion facilitator family transporter, translated as MAAGGGTKAIVAALLANAGIAVAKFVGFAITGSSSMLAEGVHSVADTSNQGLLLLGQKTAARKPTEEHPFGYGRDRYFYSFVVALLLFTLGSAFALYEGIHKLEAPEALSSPLVAVGILVVAIALESWSFYTAIQESKKIKGDATWWQFIRNAKTPELPVVLLEDLGALVGLVLALGGVGMTVLTGDPVWDAIGTLCIGVLLGVIAITLIIETKSLLIGEGANPDVLAVIVDELGTATVDHVIHIRTQYIGPDEMLVAAKIALLPNLTVAEVAQAINDAEARVRAKVPEARLIYLEPDLDRNQVAGAKA; from the coding sequence GTGGCAGCAGGGGGCGGCACCAAGGCGATCGTGGCGGCCTTGTTGGCCAATGCCGGGATCGCGGTCGCGAAGTTCGTCGGCTTCGCCATCACCGGTTCGTCGTCGATGCTGGCCGAGGGCGTGCACTCGGTGGCCGACACCTCCAACCAGGGCCTGCTGCTGCTCGGGCAGAAGACCGCCGCGCGCAAGCCCACCGAGGAGCACCCGTTCGGCTACGGCCGGGACCGGTACTTCTACTCCTTCGTGGTGGCGCTGCTGCTGTTCACCCTGGGGTCGGCGTTCGCGCTGTACGAGGGCATCCACAAGCTGGAGGCGCCGGAGGCGCTGAGCTCGCCGCTGGTCGCGGTCGGCATCCTGGTGGTGGCCATCGCGCTGGAGAGCTGGAGCTTCTACACCGCCATCCAGGAGTCCAAGAAGATCAAGGGTGACGCCACCTGGTGGCAGTTCATCCGCAACGCCAAGACCCCCGAGCTGCCCGTGGTGCTGCTGGAGGACCTCGGCGCGCTGGTCGGCCTGGTGCTCGCGCTCGGCGGTGTCGGCATGACCGTGCTCACCGGCGACCCCGTCTGGGACGCCATCGGCACCCTGTGCATCGGCGTCCTGCTCGGTGTGATCGCCATCACCCTGATCATCGAGACCAAGAGCCTGCTGATCGGCGAGGGCGCCAACCCGGACGTGCTCGCGGTGATCGTGGACGAGCTGGGCACCGCCACCGTGGACCACGTCATCCACATCCGCACCCAGTACATCGGCCCGGACGAGATGCTGGTCGCGGCCAAGATCGCGCTGCTGCCGAACCTGACCGTGGCCGAGGTTGCCCAGGCGATCAACGACGCCGAGGCCCGCGTGCGCGCCAAGGTCCCCGAGGCCCGGCTGATCTACCTCGAGCCCGACCTCGACCGCAACCAGGTGGCCGGGGCCAAGGCCTGA
- the manA gene encoding mannose-6-phosphate isomerase, class I yields the protein MDLLRNAVRPYAWGSRTVLAELLGRDVPAPHPEAELWMGAHPGDPSVLVTSGTSLLTAVTEDPAFQLGEACARRWDNRLPFLLKVLAAEEPLSIQAHPSAAQAAEGYAREEAAGIARDAANRNYPDPTAKPELICALSEFHALAGFRDAHRTVELLTELDVPELAAHTALLSADPGPDGLRALFTTWITLPQPALAGLLPPLLDACVRHVRGHGRWSLECRTILELGERHPGDAGVLAALLMNRLVLAPGEAIHLPAGNLHAYLHGTGVEILANSDNILRGGLTPKHVDVPELLRVLDFSCGDMPVLRGEQTARYLTCYPTPAPEFELSRVDIPAGAGPGEDVLLPSDGPQILICTKGTAILTAEDGARLELPRGASAWLAAGDAKTRVASGGTQDLQLFRATAGAD from the coding sequence GTGGACCTGCTGCGCAACGCGGTGCGCCCCTACGCGTGGGGCTCGCGCACCGTGCTCGCGGAACTGCTCGGACGCGACGTGCCGGCCCCCCACCCGGAGGCCGAACTGTGGATGGGTGCCCACCCCGGCGACCCGTCGGTGCTCGTCACGTCCGGGACGTCGTTGCTGACGGCCGTCACCGAGGACCCGGCGTTCCAGCTCGGCGAGGCCTGCGCCCGCCGCTGGGACAACCGCCTGCCGTTCCTGCTCAAGGTGCTGGCGGCCGAGGAACCGCTGAGCATCCAGGCCCATCCCTCCGCCGCCCAGGCCGCCGAGGGCTACGCCAGGGAGGAGGCCGCGGGCATCGCCCGGGACGCGGCCAACCGCAACTACCCGGACCCGACGGCCAAGCCCGAACTGATCTGCGCCCTCTCGGAGTTCCACGCCCTGGCGGGCTTCCGCGACGCCCACCGCACGGTCGAGCTGCTCACCGAGCTCGACGTGCCGGAACTGGCCGCGCACACCGCGCTGCTGTCGGCCGACCCGGGCCCGGACGGCCTGCGTGCCCTCTTCACCACCTGGATCACGCTGCCCCAGCCCGCCCTGGCGGGCCTGCTGCCGCCGCTGCTGGACGCCTGTGTGCGCCACGTGCGCGGGCACGGCCGCTGGTCCCTGGAGTGCCGCACCATCCTGGAGCTGGGCGAACGCCACCCCGGTGACGCGGGTGTGCTGGCCGCGCTGCTGATGAACCGCCTGGTCCTGGCCCCGGGCGAGGCCATCCACCTGCCCGCGGGCAACCTGCACGCCTATCTGCACGGCACCGGCGTGGAGATCCTGGCCAACTCGGACAACATCCTCCGCGGCGGCCTGACCCCCAAGCACGTCGACGTGCCGGAGCTGCTGCGCGTGCTGGACTTCAGCTGTGGCGACATGCCGGTCCTGCGCGGCGAGCAGACCGCCCGCTACCTGACCTGCTACCCGACCCCGGCCCCGGAGTTCGAGCTGTCCCGGGTGGACATCCCGGCGGGCGCCGGACCGGGCGAGGACGTCCTGCTCCCCAGCGACGGCCCGCAGATCCTCATCTGCACCAAGGGCACCGCGATCCTGACCGCCGAGGACGGCGCCCGCCTGGAGCTCCCGAGGGGCGCCTCAGCCTGGCTGGCGGCGGGCGACGCGAAGACCCGGGTGGCCAGCGGAGGCACCCAGGACCTCCAGCTCTTCCGCGCCACCGCGGGCGCCGACTAG
- a CDS encoding SIS domain-containing protein, with protein MLDDVLLDDPARLAEADSGGLLRAAASAGAQVRSTIEAAEELGLDRLPNDRPRALVLLTRPGVGPAVAALLAALLGPGCVVPVVVADVVPTWIGALDVVIAHTEDPGDPVLAESIDRAARRGARVVLTAPEDGPVAAAAAGGALLLPPRVRVPHGLGYARALAAGLLVANRLGLLRTDVAAIADELDREAERCQPVHESFVNPAKSLALRLADRTPLLWGLDHVATAVAAQAAQSLATFSGVVADVAGYPQALLRPALHRAAVQSTSGHDLFADPDDFSAGPTPRVLLLAVSRDPLAEATRRAAEDTLRGADVVSPAEEVVGDTALCAAVLAARFDLAALYLGLAAGTLGGPGVVSPVIA; from the coding sequence GTGCTCGACGACGTCCTGCTCGACGACCCGGCGCGACTGGCCGAGGCGGACAGCGGCGGCCTGCTGCGGGCCGCCGCGTCGGCCGGTGCCCAGGTGCGCTCGACCATCGAGGCGGCCGAGGAGCTCGGCCTCGACCGGCTGCCCAACGACCGTCCCCGCGCCCTGGTGCTGCTCACCCGGCCGGGGGTCGGTCCGGCGGTGGCCGCGCTGCTGGCCGCGCTGCTCGGCCCGGGCTGCGTGGTGCCGGTGGTGGTCGCCGACGTGGTGCCCACCTGGATCGGCGCGCTGGACGTCGTCATCGCGCACACCGAGGACCCGGGTGACCCGGTCCTCGCCGAGTCCATCGACCGCGCCGCCCGGCGCGGGGCCCGCGTGGTGCTGACCGCGCCGGAGGACGGCCCGGTCGCCGCGGCCGCCGCCGGTGGTGCGCTGCTGCTGCCGCCGCGCGTGCGCGTGCCGCACGGCCTGGGCTACGCCCGCGCGCTGGCCGCCGGGCTGCTGGTGGCCAACCGGCTGGGCCTGTTGCGCACCGACGTCGCGGCCATCGCCGACGAGCTCGACCGCGAGGCCGAGCGGTGCCAGCCCGTGCACGAGTCCTTCGTCAACCCGGCCAAGTCGCTCGCGCTGCGGCTGGCCGACCGCACCCCGCTGCTCTGGGGCCTGGACCACGTGGCGACCGCCGTCGCCGCGCAGGCCGCCCAGTCGCTGGCCACCTTCTCCGGGGTGGTGGCCGACGTGGCGGGCTACCCGCAGGCGCTGCTGCGCCCCGCGCTGCACCGCGCGGCCGTGCAGTCCACCTCGGGCCACGACCTGTTCGCCGACCCCGACGACTTCTCCGCCGGTCCCACTCCCCGTGTGCTGCTGCTCGCGGTCAGCCGGGACCCGCTGGCCGAGGCCACCCGCCGTGCCGCCGAGGACACCCTCCGCGGCGCGGACGTGGTCTCCCCGGCCGAGGAGGTCGTGGGCGACACGGCGCTGTGCGCGGCCGTGCTGGCCGCGCGATTCGACCTGGCCGCCCTCTACCTGGGACTGGCCGCGGGCACGCTCGGCGGGCCCGGAGTGGTGTCGCCGGTCATCGCCTAG
- a CDS encoding Trm112 family protein, translated as MSTTSTLDPDLLEILACPCPEHAKLVPGKPGDENAEYLTCTACGRSFPIRDGIPVLLLDEAEGGPADGPADAG; from the coding sequence TTGAGCACCACGTCCACGCTCGACCCGGATCTGCTGGAGATCCTGGCCTGCCCGTGCCCCGAGCACGCCAAGCTCGTGCCCGGCAAGCCCGGTGACGAGAACGCCGAGTACCTCACCTGCACGGCCTGCGGGCGGTCCTTCCCGATCCGCGACGGCATCCCGGTGCTGCTGCTCGACGAAGCCGAGGGTGGCCCGGCCGACGGGCCTGCCGACGCAGGGTGA
- a CDS encoding phosphomannomutase/phosphoglucomutase: MRDLSGIVKAYDVRGVVGEQLDADVVRDLGAAFARLVGGPAVVIGHDMRDSSPGFAQAFAEGVTAQGVDAVSIGLASTDMLYFASGKLNLPGAMFTASHNPAQYNGIKLCRAGAAPVGQDSGLTEIREMVEQGVPEFLGARGSVSERTLLTDYAAYLKQLVDLSGSRPLKIVVDAGNGMGGYTVPEVFQGLPFEVVPMYFELDGNFPNHEANPLDPKNIVDLQAKVREIGADAGIAFDGDADRCFVVDENGDPVSPSAITALVAVRELAKEPGGTIIHNLITSKGVPEIVAEHGGKPVRTRVGHSFIKQTMAETGAIFGGEHSAHYYFRDFWRADTGMLAAMHVLAALGEQDKPLSEITRDFARYSASGEINSTVADQQGRLTAIKETFGGRDGVSVDELDGLTVELPDGAWFNLRASNTEPLLRLNIEAKDEQAVAALRDEVLAIVRA, from the coding sequence GTGCGAGACCTGTCCGGCATCGTCAAGGCGTACGACGTCCGCGGGGTGGTGGGAGAACAGCTCGACGCCGACGTGGTGCGCGACCTGGGCGCCGCGTTCGCCCGGCTCGTCGGCGGCCCGGCCGTCGTCATCGGCCACGACATGCGCGACTCCTCCCCGGGCTTCGCCCAGGCCTTCGCCGAGGGCGTCACCGCCCAGGGCGTCGACGCCGTGTCCATCGGCCTGGCCAGCACGGACATGCTCTACTTCGCCTCCGGCAAGCTGAACCTGCCCGGCGCGATGTTCACCGCCAGCCACAACCCGGCCCAGTACAACGGCATCAAGCTCTGCCGTGCCGGGGCGGCGCCGGTCGGCCAGGACAGCGGCCTCACCGAGATCCGCGAGATGGTCGAGCAGGGTGTGCCCGAGTTCCTCGGCGCCCGCGGCTCGGTCTCCGAGCGCACGCTGCTCACCGACTACGCGGCCTACCTCAAGCAGCTGGTCGACCTGTCCGGCAGCCGCCCGCTCAAGATCGTGGTCGACGCGGGCAACGGCATGGGCGGCTACACCGTGCCCGAGGTCTTCCAGGGCCTGCCGTTCGAGGTCGTGCCGATGTACTTCGAGCTCGACGGCAACTTCCCCAACCACGAGGCCAACCCGCTGGACCCGAAGAACATCGTGGACCTGCAGGCCAAGGTGCGGGAGATCGGCGCGGACGCGGGCATCGCCTTCGACGGCGACGCCGACCGCTGCTTCGTGGTCGACGAGAACGGCGACCCGGTGTCCCCGAGCGCGATCACCGCGCTGGTCGCGGTGCGCGAGCTGGCCAAGGAGCCGGGCGGCACGATCATCCACAACCTGATCACGTCCAAGGGCGTGCCGGAGATCGTGGCCGAGCACGGTGGCAAGCCGGTGCGCACCCGGGTGGGCCACTCCTTCATCAAGCAGACCATGGCCGAGACCGGCGCCATCTTCGGCGGCGAGCACTCCGCGCACTACTACTTCCGCGACTTCTGGCGCGCCGACACCGGCATGCTGGCCGCCATGCACGTGCTCGCCGCGCTCGGTGAGCAGGACAAGCCGCTGTCCGAGATCACCAGGGACTTCGCCCGCTACTCGGCCTCCGGGGAGATCAACTCCACCGTCGCCGACCAGCAGGGCCGCCTGACCGCGATCAAGGAGACCTTCGGCGGGCGCGACGGCGTCAGCGTCGACGAGCTGGACGGTCTCACCGTCGAGCTGCCCGACGGCGCCTGGTTCAACCTGCGCGCGTCCAACACCGAGCCGCTGCTGCGCCTGAACATCGAGGCCAAGGACGAGCAGGCCGTCGCCGCGCTGCGCGACGAGGTCCTCGCGATCGTCCGGGCCTGA
- a CDS encoding DUF3499 domain-containing protein: MRSVRRCSRTGCTNPAVATLTYAYADSTAVVGPLATYSEPHSYDLCEQHAMRLTAPRGWEVVRHEGEFAVPAPTVDDLTALAEAVREAGRADRPIEVVEPVMGPGRRGHLRVLPDPHED, from the coding sequence GTGCGGAGCGTAAGAAGGTGCTCGCGGACCGGGTGCACGAACCCGGCCGTTGCGACGCTGACCTACGCCTACGCCGACTCCACCGCTGTCGTCGGGCCACTGGCCACCTACTCCGAGCCGCACAGCTACGACCTGTGTGAACAGCACGCGATGCGGCTCACCGCCCCCCGGGGCTGGGAGGTCGTCCGGCACGAGGGCGAGTTCGCCGTCCCTGCCCCGACGGTGGACGACCTGACCGCGTTGGCCGAGGCGGTGCGTGAGGCCGGCAGAGCGGACCGCCCCATCGAGGTGGTCGAACCCGTCATGGGTCCGGGCCGTCGTGGTCATCTCCGGGTCCTGCCGGACCCCCACGAGGACTGA
- a CDS encoding metallopeptidase family protein encodes MARGTRRGIRQRRDRHGRGMRGQLYPSTMPAARSRSERFDAVVLEALEPIEQRWRNELTQLDVAVDDVPELPTSKAEALNWGDDVVEDGNVPLARLVPAGVDRRGLPTRARIVLYRRPLEARAKDGADLSDLVHDVLVEQVATYLGLDPDVVDGD; translated from the coding sequence ATGGCAAGGGGTACCCGACGGGGGATCCGGCAGCGCCGGGACCGGCACGGCCGAGGCATGCGAGGGCAGCTCTACCCCTCGACGATGCCCGCCGCCCGCAGCCGCTCGGAACGTTTCGACGCGGTCGTGCTGGAGGCGCTGGAGCCGATCGAGCAGCGGTGGCGCAACGAGCTGACGCAGCTGGACGTGGCCGTGGACGACGTGCCCGAGCTGCCCACCTCCAAGGCCGAGGCCCTGAACTGGGGCGATGACGTGGTCGAGGACGGCAACGTGCCGCTGGCGCGCCTGGTGCCCGCGGGCGTGGACCGGCGCGGACTGCCCACCCGGGCCCGCATCGTGCTCTACCGGCGGCCCCTGGAGGCCCGGGCCAAGGACGGTGCGGACCTGTCCGATCTCGTGCACGACGTGCTCGTGGAACAGGTCGCCACCTACCTGGGTCTGGACCCGGACGTGGTCGACGGCGACTGA